From a region of the Burkholderia lata genome:
- a CDS encoding thioredoxin family protein: MKTALRNLTAACLLAAAGAALAAATPTGAPVASASPDGAHLPPGIAWQHGDVDAAFALAKRTGKPLLLYWGAVWCPSCNQVKSTIFSQQAFKTRSSFFVPVYLDGDTESAQKLGERFKVHGYPTMILFRPDGTEVTRLPGEADLDRYMQALSLGMTAAHPVRQTLATALKNGASLTPDEWRLLADYSWDTDGALPVQADRVAETLQSLAQRARTAGAKAESARFALKSAVVAASDDPAQAGALDKAALADSLRTVLQDPALSRADSDVLVAAPARVVAYLGGDDAQRTKLRGAYDAALARLSTDTTLSSIDRLMALHGRVLLARGDARKGAPLAAPALADTARKQIAASVQGAANAYERQALVSEGADTLTDAGLYDESDALLKTELTRSSTPYYFMSGLAANAKARGDKAAALDWYRKAYDSASGPATKLRWGATYFANAVQLAPDDSARIEGIAASVLAQADKTRDAFYGANLRALTKVVTQLNRWRGSGAHEASVKSIAKQFDGICGKLPAGDPQASACARLIQPVKA; this comes from the coding sequence ATGAAAACCGCTCTCCGGAATCTGACCGCCGCCTGCCTGCTCGCCGCCGCGGGTGCGGCGCTTGCCGCCGCCACGCCTACCGGCGCCCCGGTGGCGAGCGCGTCGCCTGACGGCGCGCACCTGCCGCCCGGCATCGCGTGGCAGCACGGCGACGTCGACGCCGCCTTCGCGTTGGCGAAGCGCACCGGCAAGCCGCTGCTGCTCTACTGGGGCGCGGTGTGGTGCCCGTCATGCAACCAGGTGAAGTCGACGATCTTCAGTCAGCAGGCATTCAAGACCCGTTCGTCGTTCTTCGTGCCCGTGTATCTCGACGGCGATACCGAAAGCGCGCAGAAGCTCGGCGAGCGTTTCAAGGTGCACGGCTATCCGACGATGATCCTGTTCCGTCCCGACGGCACCGAGGTGACGCGGTTGCCGGGCGAAGCCGATCTCGATCGCTACATGCAGGCGCTGTCGCTCGGGATGACGGCCGCGCACCCGGTGCGGCAGACGCTCGCGACCGCACTGAAGAACGGTGCGTCGCTGACACCGGACGAATGGCGCCTGCTGGCCGACTATTCATGGGATACCGACGGTGCGCTGCCGGTGCAGGCCGATCGCGTCGCCGAGACGCTGCAGTCGCTCGCGCAACGCGCGCGGACGGCCGGCGCGAAGGCCGAATCGGCGCGCTTCGCGTTGAAGTCGGCGGTGGTCGCCGCGTCCGACGATCCGGCGCAGGCCGGTGCGCTCGACAAGGCGGCGCTTGCCGATTCGTTGCGCACGGTGCTGCAGGATCCTGCGTTGTCGCGTGCCGATTCGGATGTGCTGGTTGCGGCGCCCGCGCGCGTGGTTGCGTATCTCGGCGGCGACGACGCGCAGCGCACGAAATTGCGCGGTGCGTACGATGCGGCGCTCGCGCGCCTGTCGACCGATACCACGCTGTCGTCGATCGACCGGCTGATGGCGCTGCACGGCCGCGTGCTGCTCGCCCGCGGCGATGCACGCAAGGGTGCACCGCTGGCGGCGCCGGCGCTGGCCGACACGGCGCGCAAGCAGATCGCCGCGTCGGTGCAGGGCGCCGCGAATGCATACGAGCGGCAGGCGCTCGTCAGCGAAGGTGCGGACACGCTGACCGACGCCGGGCTGTACGACGAGTCGGATGCGTTGCTGAAGACCGAGCTGACGCGTTCGTCCACGCCGTACTACTTCATGTCCGGGCTGGCTGCGAATGCGAAGGCGCGCGGCGACAAGGCCGCGGCGCTCGACTGGTACCGCAAGGCCTATGATTCGGCGAGCGGGCCGGCCACGAAGCTGCGCTGGGGCGCGACCTACTTTGCGAATGCGGTCCAACTGGCGCCGGACGATTCGGCGCGCATCGAAGGGATTGCCGCGAGCGTGCTCGCGCAGGCCGACAAGACGCGGGACGCGTTCTACGGCGCGAACCTGCGTGCGCTGACCAAGGTCGTCACGCAGTTGAACCGCTGGCGCGGCAGCGGTGCACACGAGGCATCGGTTAAATCGATCGCGAAGCAGTTCGACGGCATCTGTGGGAAACTGCCCGCCGGCGATCCGCAGGCAAGTGCCTGCGCGCGCTTGATCCAGCCGGTCAAGGCATAG
- a CDS encoding 5-carboxymethyl-2-hydroxymuconate Delta-isomerase has product MPHLTLEYSANLDGFDAGATLRALNTALAASGHFDELDIKSRALRFDTFAVGTSSAPRAFVHAKLAVLSGRTTDVKRELSEQVLAELKRHVVAPSGTHLQLCAEILELERESYAKASIEPR; this is encoded by the coding sequence ATGCCCCACCTGACGCTCGAATATTCCGCGAACCTCGACGGGTTCGACGCCGGCGCAACCTTGCGCGCACTTAATACCGCGCTTGCCGCGTCCGGCCATTTCGATGAGCTCGACATCAAGAGCCGCGCGCTGCGGTTCGATACATTCGCGGTCGGTACGTCGTCGGCGCCGCGCGCGTTCGTCCACGCGAAGCTCGCGGTGCTGAGCGGCCGGACGACCGACGTCAAGCGCGAACTCTCGGAGCAGGTGCTGGCGGAACTGAAGCGGCACGTCGTCGCGCCGTCCGGCACGCACCTGCAGCTGTGTGCGGAAATACTCGAACTGGAACGCGAGTCCTACGCGAAAGCGAGCATCGAGCCGCGCTGA
- a CDS encoding DUF4148 domain-containing protein: MNPLIRSIALAAAFAAPVAAQAQANQPLTRAEVHSEVVALRKAGFQPSDWFYPASIQAAEAKIARQQGAPHDAGAGYGNRGAYSPGQ; this comes from the coding sequence ATGAACCCGCTCATCCGCTCCATCGCCCTCGCTGCCGCCTTCGCCGCTCCCGTCGCCGCGCAGGCGCAAGCCAACCAGCCGCTCACGCGCGCCGAAGTTCATTCTGAAGTGGTTGCGCTGAGAAAAGCCGGCTTCCAGCCGAGCGACTGGTTCTACCCGGCCAGCATTCAGGCCGCCGAGGCAAAGATCGCCCGGCAGCAGGGTGCGCCGCATGATGCGGGCGCCGGCTATGGCAATCGCGGCGCGTACTCCCCGGGCCAATAA
- a CDS encoding GntP family permease: MSFVIVLAALAFLMFAAYRGYSVILFAPIAALGAVLLTEPAAVAPVFSGIFMEKMVGFVKLYFPVFMLGAVFGKVIELSGFSESIVHAAIRYIGRSRANAVIVAVCALLTYGGVSLFVVVFAVYPFAAELYRQSNIPKRLMPGAIALGAFSFTMDSLPGTPQIQNIIPTTFFKTTAWAAPALGTIGSLFIIVVGLTYLEWRRRTAMAKGEGYGTSLVNEPERVETTSLPHPALAILPLILVGVSNFAFTKLIPQWYGAASYTVAPDVLPGVHAPVTTSIKTVVAIWSVEAALLLGIVLVILTAFKRVSGRFATGSKAAVAGALLAAMNTASEYGFGGVIAALPGFLVVSDALKSIPNPLVNAAVSVSSLAGITGSASGGMSIALAAMSDLFIKGAQAANIPLDVLHRVVAMASGGMDTLPHNGAVITLLAVTGLTHRESYRDIFAVTIIKTLAVFFVIAVYYSTGLV; encoded by the coding sequence TTGTCTTTCGTGATCGTCCTCGCCGCGCTGGCGTTCCTGATGTTCGCCGCGTATCGCGGCTACAGCGTGATCCTGTTCGCGCCGATCGCCGCGCTCGGCGCGGTGCTCCTGACCGAACCCGCCGCCGTCGCACCGGTCTTCTCCGGCATCTTCATGGAGAAGATGGTCGGCTTCGTCAAACTGTATTTCCCGGTGTTCATGCTCGGCGCAGTGTTCGGCAAGGTGATCGAACTCTCCGGGTTCTCCGAGTCGATCGTCCATGCGGCGATCCGCTACATCGGCCGTTCACGCGCGAATGCGGTGATCGTCGCGGTGTGCGCGCTGCTCACCTATGGCGGCGTGTCGCTGTTCGTCGTGGTGTTCGCGGTCTATCCGTTCGCGGCCGAACTCTATCGCCAGAGCAACATCCCGAAACGGCTGATGCCCGGCGCGATCGCGCTCGGCGCGTTCTCGTTCACGATGGATTCGCTGCCCGGCACCCCGCAGATCCAGAACATCATCCCGACCACGTTCTTCAAGACGACTGCCTGGGCCGCGCCCGCGCTCGGCACGATCGGCTCGCTGTTCATCATCGTCGTCGGCCTCACGTATCTCGAATGGCGCCGCCGTACGGCGATGGCGAAGGGTGAAGGCTACGGCACGTCGCTCGTCAACGAGCCGGAGCGCGTCGAGACCACGTCGCTGCCGCATCCCGCGCTCGCGATCCTGCCGCTGATCCTCGTCGGCGTGTCGAACTTCGCATTCACGAAGCTGATTCCGCAGTGGTACGGCGCCGCGTCGTACACGGTCGCGCCGGACGTGCTGCCCGGCGTGCACGCGCCGGTCACGACGTCGATCAAGACCGTCGTCGCGATCTGGTCGGTCGAGGCCGCGCTGCTGCTCGGTATCGTGCTGGTCATCCTGACCGCGTTCAAGCGCGTGAGCGGCCGTTTCGCGACCGGTTCGAAGGCCGCCGTCGCCGGCGCGCTGCTCGCCGCGATGAACACCGCGTCGGAATATGGCTTCGGCGGCGTGATCGCCGCGCTGCCGGGCTTCCTCGTCGTCAGCGATGCACTGAAGAGCATTCCGAACCCGCTCGTCAACGCGGCCGTGTCGGTCAGCTCGCTCGCCGGCATCACGGGCTCGGCGTCGGGCGGCATGAGCATCGCGCTCGCCGCGATGTCGGATCTGTTCATCAAGGGTGCGCAGGCCGCGAATATCCCGCTGGACGTGCTGCACCGGGTCGTCGCGATGGCGAGCGGCGGCATGGACACGCTGCCGCACAACGGCGCGGTGATCACGCTGCTCGCGGTCACGGGCCTCACGCACCGCGAGTCGTATCGCGACATCTTCGCGGTCACGATCATCAAGACACTCGCCGTGTTCTTCGTGATCGCCGTGTACTACTCGACGGGGCTCGTGTAA